GTCCCGTAGCTGGATCAGCAGATCGATAATCCGTTTTTCTGTTTTAACATCTACTCCCGTAAAGGGTTCATCGAGTAAAATTACCTTACCTTCTTGAGCCAAAGCCCGCGCCAAAAAGGCTCGTTTTTTCTGACCTCCAGACAGTTCGCCGATTTGATGAGTGCGAAAATCAATCATACCCACTCGCTCTAAACTTTCCATCACCAGCCGACGATCTTTAGAACCAGGGATACGCAACAGGTTCATGTAGCCGTAACGTCCCATCATTACGACATCAAATACGCTCACGGGAAAATTCCAGTCCACTTCATCCGACTGAGGCACATACGCCATTAACTGTCGTTTTTGAGCTTTTTGCACGGGCAGACCAGCAACGCGAATTTGTCCTTGGCTGGGTTTTAAAAAACCCATGATGGATTTAAATAAGGTAGATTTGCCACTGCCGTTTGGCCCTACTAAAGCAGTGATAGAGCCTGGTTCTACAGTACAGTTAGCGTTATAAAGAGCTAATTTAGCATTGCTGTAGGTAACGCTGAGGTTATTGACGCTGATATCGAGTGTTTGAGTTGCAGATTGCATAATCTTTTAAATTGCTTACTTACTTACTTATTACTCCCTGCGGGGGGTACCCCTTGGCTACTTATTACTACCCGCCAGCAAACCATTACTAATAGTGCGGGCATCGTATTCGAGTAAATCTAAATAGGTGGGAACTGGCCCTTCTTCGGTGGAAAGGGAATCTACATAGAGGTTGCCCCCAAACCTTGCCCCTGTTGTTTTCGCAACCTGTTTTTGTCCTTCATTGTTGACGGTGCTTTCACAAAAAATAGTCGGCACATCGTTTGCTTTCACGGATTCAATTACGCCCTGTACCTGCTTGGGAGTAAACTGCTGTTCGGCATTGATAGGCCACATATAAATTTCTTTCATGCCATAGTCGCGAGTAAGATAAGAAAATGCCCCTTCGCAACTTACTAAATAGCGTTGGTTTTCGGGTACTTGCTGCAAGTCCGTTTCTAGCTCTTCATCAATGGCTTTTAGTTTTTGGCTATATGCCTTTGCATTGGCGTTGTAGGTATCTGCGTTCTCTGGATCTAGTTTCACAAATGCTTTACGAGTATTCTCGACGTAGACCAGCGCATTGCGAGGCGACATCCAGGCATGAGGATTGGGTTTGTCAGCATAAGAGCCTTCCGCAATGGGAATCGGCTTAATTCCTTCTGTCAGTACCACCGAGGGCACATCCTTCACGCTGCCTAAGAACTGCTCAAACCAGCGTTCCAGACCCAAGCCGTTGTAGAGAATCAGGTCAGAATCTTGGGCTTTTACTATGTCGCTAGGTGTAGGTTCGTAGCCGTGGATTTCTGCGCCAACGCGAGTAATCGATTCCACAACCAGCTTGTCCCCTGCCACCTTTTGAGCCATGTCTGCTATGACAGTAAAAGTAGTAAGGACTTTCTTTTTAGCTTCGGTGTCTGCTGATGAAGTTTCCTCTGTCCCATTACAGCCAGCAATCCACATCCCTAGCGTTATGCTAAAGAATAAGATAATGCCTCGTCTCAAAATAATTTGTGCCATAGAAAAAAAAGTGAACCTGATTTCATCATCATATCACTTTTTTCATATTCTTCTCATAATTGAGTCGATAGCAACTATGTACTCCAGATAAAGCGATGAAGTGTGGTCTTTGCTGCACGGAAATGCTTTTTGATGTCGAACTCTTTAGGGGCAGATGCGAGAAAGGACTTGTCCGCATCTAGTACCCCTTTCTTACTCAATAGCCTCGCCCTCGGCAATAGCTCTATGAGGGAAACCCTCAAGACCGCTTTGCCTCGCAACGGCTTCTTGAAGCGATCGCCCAAATGACATCCTTGAAAAAAATGCCCCACAAAATTGTCGAACTAAATCCATTTCTAAGGTGGAGGTAGCAGAGAGTAAATTGGGATTAGAACGATGTTGACTAGAGATAAAGCGACGTTCTAGTTCTTCTCTAGCTTCTCTTTCTAGTAGTCCCGTATGTTCCTGGGCAAAAATGCGTCTGACATTACCCTTGGAGTAGAGGTTTTTATAAAAGTTTAGTTTTGCTGTTGTCTCCTCGTAATGTCCCGAACACTGAGACTGCAAACAAGACATTCCTTGCCATAAAGATAATTCTGTAGAAGCAGCGACAATAGAGTGATGGCAATTAGAACAGGATAAATTTTTAGTATCTATATCTATTGTGTATTGCTGCGGTTTCGATGCCCCAAACTTTAGCGTTTTTATTGGTATGGCGATCGCCCAAAAGACCAAACTCAACTAGAGTATTAAAAGTATGTTGATAAATAGCTGGTGCTTGTGCGCCAATTAAGGTAGCTTCTTGCATATCGAAGAAATTTTTAAACGCCCAATTCTCCCACCAAGTAGAGTTTTTAAGAATAACTGGTTCAAATTGCTGATGAGTTCTGGCTTCTATGGGATAACTCGGTTTAAGCGAAGCGGGTCCCATATTGGGCATGAATGTTGGTCTTTGTAAGAAAATATTGCCATCCTGTTCTATATATTGTTTGGTTGAAGGATGTAAGATTCCGCCTTTTTGCCTCATGTAATGAATAATGCCCAAGATGAATTGCTGTACTGTGCGATCGCTTATATGATGTAGTCCCAGTTCGTTTTGCAGTTTAATTAATACTTCTGCTGTGGCTTGGTGTAATTGTTCGACATTGACCCTTACAGCACAAGTACCAGTTTGTTCTAAAAAACCACCAAAAGAGGTTTTAAGACTTAGTTCGGAGATTATTTCCTAATCCAAACGGCGATCGCAATATTCTTTTAACTGTGGACTACATTTACCTAATTTCCTTAACTCTTCCCATTCATACAGCGACTCTAGATCCGAGGGAATAAAAGTCGCGACGTAATCTGTATCCGAACCTAATTGCGATCGCCAATATTGTTTAAATTCAGGAATGATTTCATCTAAGTTTTTGCCCTTACCTCGTTCGTCTAGATACTGTTTAATTGCGGTACGTAAAGTAGTCCTAAAAGTAAGGGCAGCAAAGAAACCAGCGCGATGGGCAGCATCCTGTACGGAGTCGGAGAAGGTAATTAGTTTTTTATCATCGTTATAGGTAGAAGCAAACAGAGTACCAATGGCAGCACTAGCCAAACTAGCAGCACGCGAACCTAAAATAGCTAGATTATTTTTTGCCTTATAAAACGGGCAATCATGACTAGATTCTCGCCATTTAGAACCGTTATTGCTTCTTTGCCGCACTATATTCGGTTCGATGACTAAGAGTAAGTTTTTTCCATTACAAGTATGACAGTGAGTAGCTTTAGGAATATTCAGCCTCAGACAGTCCTGACACAGTTTTCTTTCAATCCTTTCTTTTTCTTCGTGTTTTTCGTCATTTTTAGTTGGAAAGATAAAAGCAATCAGGGGATTACGATTAAAGAATGCCGTATAAAACGATCTAAGATCTCTACCAAGCTGCTGGTCATTATGATTGCGTCGTAAACTGCCCCAACCAGTAGCACCACATTCGCGACAGTGGATTACAGACAGAGTTTTGCCCGATTCTTCCGTAGTCAGATCGTCAGCAAAAGCTAGTGCAGGGCGATCGCTAATATTAGCTACCATGCGCCGTAACTCTCTCAGCCATAGCTGGATGCGGATATTTGCCCAAGGACGATTATTAATATCTCGTGCAATGGAAAATAATGCAGCCAAATTGGTAAGTAAAGCAATTTGATATTCTGTAGGGGCGAACAGCCGTTCGCCCCTAACATCAGGAAGACGCATTTTACGATTTAACTGCGCCCACAGAGTAGGTAAAGAAGTTGGTTTGCTATTCCACGCTGGCGGTGAGGGTTTCCCCGCATCTAAGGCTTTAGCCGCATCTGCGCGCGTCGACAGAAAGGCGCACTTCCGCATTTAGGCGCAAGGGAATGCTCGCCAAGACAACTTTGTCTTTTTCTAAGTCTGTCGAAAATCATATAGGTGCTATTTGGTATTTCATCCATCACTACAATTCATCATTACTTGTTTAGCACTACCTAAGAATCATTCTTTCATTGATAGCAATAAGCGAACAGCTTTAGGTGTGATGGAAGCTTTTTTAGGAATGAATAATCATGAATTAAATATTGCCGACAAGGATTTAGAGAATTTAGTATTAGATGTGACAAGCGATCGCACTAGCAAATTAAATCCTATTCAAATTCTACAAATAAATCTGATAAATCTTTAAGCTAAATAACCTAAAATCATTCCCGCCAGCAAGATAAAACCTAACCAGACATTTTGTTTTAAAACTTTGCCATAAACAGATCGAGGGATATTTGGCTGACGCAGTTTAAGATATTGCCATGTCCAGCCAGCCGTAGCCAAAGCCAAGCTAACCCAGAAAGCCAAACCTAAAGCTAGCACCAAGCCTAAGCAAGCCAACAAGCCTACTGTAATAGCATAAAAAATAGCGATCGCGCCTGGGGTATATTTACCAAAAAAGATAGCACTAGAATTGATGCCAACTTTTAAATCATCTTCTCGATCGGATAGGGCATAACCTGTATCAAAACCCATCGTCCAGGCTACGGTTGCACCCCAAAGTAACCAGGTAGCAGGTTCAATAGTTGCCGTTACAGCAGTCCAGCTAATTAACACTGCAAAACCCCAAGCTAAGGATAAAACTAACTGAGGAACAGGAAATACACGCTTTGCCAAAGGATAGAAAACAATCAAAGGAACAGCAGCTACACAGAGAATAAAGCTGAGAGGATTAAGATAAATGGCTAGTATGGCAGCACAGACTAAAGCAACCATAAAAATAGCAATTCCCACTTTTACTGACAGGGCGCGGGATGCTAAAGGGCGAGATTTTGTTCTAGCTACCTGGGTGTCAATATCTTTATCCCAGAGATCGTTAACTATACAACCTGCTGCACTAGTGGCTAAAGTACCTAAAATTATTACGCCCACCAAAAGAACAGGAGGTGTTCCTTTAGCAGCCAAAAATACACCCCACAGGGCAGGAATCATCAAAATTAGTCTTCCTGCTGGCTTATCCCAACGCAACAGACGTATTACCTTCTGCCAAGTTGGTTCGCTCTTAATTTGCTCCTGAGTCATATGTTTCTCAGTTCGGATTACGAGAATTGGACGGTTGAGATAGCTCTAGGCGATCGCCATTGACAACCAGATTCTGTTCAATAAACTTTTGACAGCGATTGTTTTCATCAGCTACAATCACCTTTGCCTGATGTCCACTACTCATAACCTTAGCGCGATCGCAATATTCATAGGCAATAATAATCAAGAGATCTCCAGGTTTACATAGCAAGGCTGCACCACCATTAGGGCAGATTTCTCCTGTACCTGCTTCTCCTGAGATCGCATAGGTAGACCAGCGTTTACCATTTTCTAGGTTAATTATATCTACTTCTTCTAAAGGCAGGATACCAACTTTGTCCATTAAGTCTCGATCGATAGTGATACTGCCAACATAATTTACATTAGCTTCTGTAACCCTGACGCGATGAAGCTTGCCGTGCATTAACTTAATTTGAGTCATCAATCTCCTTTTAACCCGCTCTTTTTATCATAGACTGCAAAGCCAGATTAGAAGTTATCCACAGATATTTTTCAAACCGCTAATTAATCGTTTAATTCCCGCTTCAGCAGTAGACAGTTGCAGACTACCATAAGCCACCCTGAGATAACAGCCATTTTCCATACCAAAAGTGCTACCAGGGATTACTGCTACCTGGTGTTTTTCGACTAGCTGCCTAACTAAATCTAAATCATTAAGATCGGTATTGATTTTCAAAAAGAAATAAAACGCGCCATCTCCAGTGGTAACGTTACAGATCTCTGGAATTGACTTTAGCTGTTTGGTAAAAATAGCTCTTACTTTGGCAATCTCTGGTAAATGTTGTTGACAATAGCTAATTCCTGTTTGCAATGCACCCAAGGCGGCATATTGAGAAACCACTGGAGGACAAATTAAATTGGTATCCTGTATTTTTTTTATTGGCATTAACAAGTGTTGAGGAATAACCATATAGCCGATGCGCCAGCTAGCGAAGCCATAGGCTTTGGAGAGGCTAAAAAGAGAAATAGTATGGGGACTATCTGTAAAAGCACCAGGAGAAGTATGCTTAACTCCGTCGTAGGTAAAGTATTCATAAGCCTCATCGCTAATGTGATAGATACCGCGATCGCGACAGAGATTATTTACTGCTTTTAAGCTTTGCTCAGTATATACTGCCCCCGTAGGATTATTGGGCGAAATAGTCACAATCGCCTTGGTTTTTGGTGTAACTGCTTTTGATATAGCCTCAATATCTAGCTGATATTGGGCATCGGTGCTAACTAATACGGGATGACAATTAGCCATGGTAATTGCCATCTCATGGTTAAAATAATAGGGAGTATTAAGGATAATCTCGTCTCCTGCCTTGGTAATCCCTAGGACTGCATTCATAAATGCCATATTGCTGCCAGCAGTCACGACAATGCAGTGTCGATCGCCAACTTTAATTTTGTTATCCTGAGCAAGTTTAGTCTCGATCGCTTCTATTAAGGGTTCAATTCCTGTGACGGCTTGGTATAGATGATTGCCTGGTTGAGCTAAAAATAATTGCAAAGATGCGATCGCCTTGGGTGGTGGCGGATAAGCAACTACGCCCTGTCCTAATGATATTGTGCCTGGATTGCGTCGAATTAATTCACTCACAAAAGGAATCAACGGTAGCTGTACCCGATCCATGCGCGAGTTGAAGTTTTGGCTGGTTAATGACATGGCAAGGTTAGTACTTTAAAAAGGTTCATCTACAAAATATTTTGACTGCCACGGCGATGATTTGGTTTAGCAAGCTAACTTATAATTTATCAATCGATTTAAGCTGACATTTTCATCTGCTGCTTGTATGGCCAACATACGATGAAGTTCAGGGGTTGTCCGAACCTGAAATTTACCGCTGTAGGTTTTCTCCGATATAGGAGCAGGAATTTTTTCACCGTTAGCTTCCATATCAACCACAATATCTTTGACTAAATTATTTATACCTGCGAGTGCTGCAATCTGATTTTCATCAAGATAAGACAAGCTAGGAAATTCTGAACATAGACCTACATATTCTCCATCTTCACTAGACCAGATAACTCTATAGCTATAGTGTTCGTAATTAACCATTTTTCATCTCCTCTATTTTTGAGATTGCTGCTAGAACCTGTTTTACTTGATAAGGTTTTGCACAACCATTCTTGCTTTGAATGTTGACACGGGGATCTCCGTGCCAGGGTGTTTTGTATACACAATGACTTGAGCCTGATTGTCTAGCATCACCAAAATAGCGATCGCAGACTTTAACTAAATCATTAAATTTAACGTTTTTGGGATTTTCCTTAAATTGGGCTACAAGTTTTTTAATTTGTGCCATGTAAATATATTAGTATCATTATTGATACTACGCAACCTGTTAAATAATTATTCTAGAGAAAATAGCTGAGATGCGATCGCGTCTATCAATCCAACCAAGTAACTTTCACCTAACTGTAGTCTTATAAAAACCAACTTCTCTAAAATATTTGGTAATTAAACTTTGTCTGTGGAGCAAGTTATGGTGATGAGCAGAAAATCAGTTAACCAAGATCATAGTTCAGCTTGGGTAGTTCAAACTTGGTTATCTTTTGTTCTTTCTATTTCGGCTACGGCAATAGGAATACTATACTTACCCGTAGATGGTTGGGTCAAAGGTTTTATGGGCATGGGATTGACCTTTACCGTTGGTTCAACTATCAGCCTAACTAAAACTCAAAGAGATATTCATGAAGGGAAAAAATTGACCACCAGAATTGAGGAAGCAAGGGTAGAGCGGATTTTGACAGAACACGATAGTCTGAAATGAATGAATTTTTAAGAAGTTGCGATGTTAAACATAGAATTAAAAACTGGAGATTAACGATAGACTATATATTTAACAAGAGCATCAATTTAAATTTTTTCATCATTTTTACAATTTATGAGCGCGACTGCAACAATCACTCCTACTACAACTTATGATGTGGTAGTTATTGGTTCTGGCATTGGGGGTTTAGTTACGGCTACCCAATTAGCAGCCAAAGGAGCAAAAGTATTAGTTTTAGAACGTTATTTGATTCCTGGTGGTAGTGGCGGCTATTTTGAGCGAGAAGGCTATCGCTTTGATGTCGGTGCATCAATGATTTTTGGTTTGGGCGACAAAGGAACAACCAATTTACTGACTCGCGCTTTAGATGCGGTAGACATGAAGATTGAAGCCATTGCCGATCCAGTTCAAATTCATTACCATTTACCAGATGATTTAGAACTCAAGGTTCATCGCGACTACGAAGAATTTTTACAAGAACTAGTTGCTATTTTTCCCCACGAAGAAAAAGGTATTCGCGGTTTTTATGGCGAATGTTGGGATGTGTTTAATTACCTCAACTCGATGGAGTTACTTTCATTAGAAGAACCTCGCTATTTGATGCGTGTGTTTTTCCAGAAGCCATTATCTTGTTTGGGTTTAGCAAAGTATTTACCTATCAATGCGGGAGATATTGCTCGTAAACATATTAGCGATCCTAAACTACTTAATTTTATTGACATGGAATGCTATTGCTGGTCAGTTGTGCCTGCTGCGAAGACTCCTATGATTAATGCGGGAATGGTATTTAGCGATCGCCATTATGGAGGCATTAACTACCCCAAAGGCGGTGTCGGGCAAATTGCTCAAAAGCTGGCTGAGGGATTAATTGAGGCAGGTGGAGAAATTAAATACAAAACTAGAGTTACTAATATTCTGCTCGAAAATGGTAAAGCAGTGGGGGTCAAAACCGCACAAGGTAAGGAATATCGCGCTAAAAAAGTCGTTTCCAACGCTACTAGATGGGATACTTTTGGTAAACTTGTTCCTTCAGCAAATACTCCCAAAAAAGAACAAAAGTGGCAACAAAGATATAAAAAATCTCCTAGCTTTCTTAGTCTGCACTTGGGGGTTGATGCCAAAGTTTTACCTGAAGGTACGGAATGTCATCATATTATCCTCGAAAATTGGGACAAGCTTGAAGACAGCCAAGGAACTATTTTTGTCTCTATTCCTACTCTGTTTGAACCTAGTTTAGCTCCAGAGGGACATCATATTATTCATAGCTTTACCCCAAGCTGGATCGAAGAGTGGCAAGGATTGACTCCTCATGAGTATCAAGCTAAAAAAGAAGAAGTTGCCGCTAGTCTAATTAAAAGACTCGAAACAATATTTCCTGGACTATCAGCAGCATTGGACTATCAAGAAGTTGGCACACCTCGGACTCATCGCCGTTTTTTGGGCAGAGAAGATGGTACTTATGGTCCTATTCCTCGCCGTAAGCTAGCTGGTTTACTGGGAATGCCTTTTAATCGTACCAAGATCTCAGGACTATATTGTGTTGGGGATAGTACTTTCCCTGGTCAAGGTTTAAATGCTGTTGCTTTTTCGGGCATGAGTTGTGGGCATCGTGTCGCAGTCGATTTAGGACTATGACCAACGCTCACAGCACAAAGGCGAACTTCGGCAATACTTATATCTTTTAT
This DNA window, taken from Pleurocapsa sp. FMAR1, encodes the following:
- a CDS encoding metal ABC transporter ATP-binding protein, producing the protein MQSATQTLDISVNNLSVTYSNAKLALYNANCTVEPGSITALVGPNGSGKSTLFKSIMGFLKPSQGQIRVAGLPVQKAQKRQLMAYVPQSDEVDWNFPVSVFDVVMMGRYGYMNLLRIPGSKDRRLVMESLERVGMIDFRTHQIGELSGGQKKRAFLARALAQEGKVILLDEPFTGVDVKTEKRIIDLLIQLRDEGHTILVSTHDLASISTFCDRTILLNQTILASGTTEETFTEENLAMTFGGLPVNSLRQMFHNSEVKARYE
- a CDS encoding metal ABC transporter substrate-binding protein — encoded protein: MAQIILRRGIILFFSITLGMWIAGCNGTEETSSADTEAKKKVLTTFTVIADMAQKVAGDKLVVESITRVGAEIHGYEPTPSDIVKAQDSDLILYNGLGLERWFEQFLGSVKDVPSVVLTEGIKPIPIAEGSYADKPNPHAWMSPRNALVYVENTRKAFVKLDPENADTYNANAKAYSQKLKAIDEELETDLQQVPENQRYLVSCEGAFSYLTRDYGMKEIYMWPINAEQQFTPKQVQGVIESVKANDVPTIFCESTVNNEGQKQVAKTTGARFGGNLYVDSLSTEEGPVPTYLDLLEYDARTISNGLLAGSNK
- a CDS encoding 4-hydroxybenzoate solanesyltransferase, translated to MTQEQIKSEPTWQKVIRLLRWDKPAGRLILMIPALWGVFLAAKGTPPVLLVGVIILGTLATSAAGCIVNDLWDKDIDTQVARTKSRPLASRALSVKVGIAIFMVALVCAAILAIYLNPLSFILCVAAVPLIVFYPLAKRVFPVPQLVLSLAWGFAVLISWTAVTATIEPATWLLWGATVAWTMGFDTGYALSDREDDLKVGINSSAIFFGKYTPGAIAIFYAITVGLLACLGLVLALGLAFWVSLALATAGWTWQYLKLRQPNIPRSVYGKVLKQNVWLGFILLAGMILGYLA
- the panD gene encoding aspartate 1-decarboxylase; this translates as MTQIKLMHGKLHRVRVTEANVNYVGSITIDRDLMDKVGILPLEEVDIINLENGKRWSTYAISGEAGTGEICPNGGAALLCKPGDLLIIIAYEYCDRAKVMSSGHQAKVIVADENNRCQKFIEQNLVVNGDRLELSQPSNSRNPN
- a CDS encoding pyridoxal phosphate-dependent aminotransferase, whose protein sequence is MSLTSQNFNSRMDRVQLPLIPFVSELIRRNPGTISLGQGVVAYPPPPKAIASLQLFLAQPGNHLYQAVTGIEPLIEAIETKLAQDNKIKVGDRHCIVVTAGSNMAFMNAVLGITKAGDEIILNTPYYFNHEMAITMANCHPVLVSTDAQYQLDIEAISKAVTPKTKAIVTISPNNPTGAVYTEQSLKAVNNLCRDRGIYHISDEAYEYFTYDGVKHTSPGAFTDSPHTISLFSLSKAYGFASWRIGYMVIPQHLLMPIKKIQDTNLICPPVVSQYAALGALQTGISYCQQHLPEIAKVRAIFTKQLKSIPEICNVTTGDGAFYFFLKINTDLNDLDLVRQLVEKHQVAVIPGSTFGMENGCYLRVAYGSLQLSTAEAGIKRLISGLKNICG
- a CDS encoding type II toxin-antitoxin system HicB family antitoxin, which produces MVNYEHYSYRVIWSSEDGEYVGLCSEFPSLSYLDENQIAALAGINNLVKDIVVDMEANGEKIPAPISEKTYSGKFQVRTTPELHRMLAIQAADENVSLNRLINYKLAC
- a CDS encoding toxin HicA, translated to MAQIKKLVAQFKENPKNVKFNDLVKVCDRYFGDARQSGSSHCVYKTPWHGDPRVNIQSKNGCAKPYQVKQVLAAISKIEEMKNG
- a CDS encoding YiaA/YiaB family inner membrane protein, which gives rise to MSRKSVNQDHSSAWVVQTWLSFVLSISATAIGILYLPVDGWVKGFMGMGLTFTVGSTISLTKTQRDIHEGKKLTTRIEEARVERILTEHDSLK
- the crtH gene encoding carotenoid isomerase — protein: MSATATITPTTTYDVVVIGSGIGGLVTATQLAAKGAKVLVLERYLIPGGSGGYFEREGYRFDVGASMIFGLGDKGTTNLLTRALDAVDMKIEAIADPVQIHYHLPDDLELKVHRDYEEFLQELVAIFPHEEKGIRGFYGECWDVFNYLNSMELLSLEEPRYLMRVFFQKPLSCLGLAKYLPINAGDIARKHISDPKLLNFIDMECYCWSVVPAAKTPMINAGMVFSDRHYGGINYPKGGVGQIAQKLAEGLIEAGGEIKYKTRVTNILLENGKAVGVKTAQGKEYRAKKVVSNATRWDTFGKLVPSANTPKKEQKWQQRYKKSPSFLSLHLGVDAKVLPEGTECHHIILENWDKLEDSQGTIFVSIPTLFEPSLAPEGHHIIHSFTPSWIEEWQGLTPHEYQAKKEEVAASLIKRLETIFPGLSAALDYQEVGTPRTHRRFLGREDGTYGPIPRRKLAGLLGMPFNRTKISGLYCVGDSTFPGQGLNAVAFSGMSCGHRVAVDLGL